One Phoenix dactylifera cultivar Barhee BC4 unplaced genomic scaffold, palm_55x_up_171113_PBpolish2nd_filt_p 000085F, whole genome shotgun sequence DNA segment encodes these proteins:
- the LOC103718081 gene encoding pentatricopeptide repeat-containing protein At4g14820, protein MEAVAPPQPILTSFLSPPRPNHLLLTATTLSHLKQIHAHLLRSGLDLSAPFLSKLLSLPLSSPSSLDYALSVFLHTPQPDARLCDRALRVLSRASAGDYRRALAAYDRIRRAGLPLDRFSFPTVLRVAARAGADDWVAREAHGLVAKLGFDSDPFVQTALVRSYAACGRVADARGVFDRMSQRDLVAWGVMLDGYCQTGCFGEALQLFEDMKSCNVVPDQVILATVLSACGRTGNLMAGQAIHSYIVASNISMDSHLQSALINMYSSCKSMDNAQKLYDSIYPKNLVSSTAMVFGYAKIGKIEIAHSIFDQMPERDLVSWSAMISGYAESDQPNEAIKLFNEMQLSGVRPDRITMLSVISACAHLGALDQAKWVHIFVDKNGFSGILSIKNALIDMYCKCGSLADAQKIFEEMPSRNVITWTSMITGCAVHGDGRSALALFDQMKAEGVEPNRVTFVGLLYACSHTGLVEDGRRIFNSMIQDHNMEPKHEHYGCMVDLLGRARLLQEAFELIESMPFTPNVVVWGSLLGACKMHGDVELGELAAKRLLELDPSHDGAYVLLSNIYAKASRWDDVRQVRTLMKCKGVSKERGCSWIELDGKVHEFLMGDESHPRSSEIYGKLEEVVRELELVGYSPDIGSVLVDLEEEEKKGAVLWHSEKLALSFGLMNSSRGFCIRIAKNLRVCEDCHTFMKLVSKVYEREIVLRDRSRFHHYKDGVCSCRDFW, encoded by the exons ATGGAGGCCGTCGCCCCTCCGCAACCCATACTGACCTCTTTCCTCTCACCCCCGAGACCCAACCACCTCCTTCTCACAGCCACTACCCTCTCCCACCTCAAACAAATCCACGCCCATCTCCTCCGCTCCGGCCTCGACCTCTCCGCCCCCTTCCTCTCCAaactcctctccctccccctctcctccccctcctccctcgACTACGCCCTCTCCGTCTTCCTCCACACTCCCCAACCCGACGCCCGCCTCTGCGACCGCGCTCTCCGCGTCCTCTCCCGCGCCTCCGCCGGCGACTATCGCCGGGCGCTCGCCGCCTACGACCGCATTCGGCGGGCCGGCCTCCCCCTCGACCGTTTCAGCTTCCCCACGGTTCTGAGAGTCGCCGCCAGGGCCGGCGCAGACGATTGGGTGGCCAGAGAGGCCCACGGGCTCGTGGCCAAGCTGGGGTTCGACTCCGACCCTTTCGTCCAAACTGCGTTGGTTCGCTCGTACGCAGCGTGCGGGCGGGTCGCCGACGCACGCGGGGTGTTCGACCGGATGTCCCAGCGGGACCTCGTCGCCTGGGGCGTCATGCTCGACGG TTATTGTCAGACTGGCTGTTTTGGTGAAGCTCTGCAGCTGTTTGAGGACATGAAGAGCTGCAATGTGGTACCTGATCAGGTGATCCTGGCCACAGTCCTTTCAGCATGTGGGCGCACTGGAAATCTGATGGCCGGCCAGGCAATTCACTCGTACATTGTTGCATCCAACATCTCAATGGATTCCCACTTACAAAGTGCCCTTATCAACATGTACTCCAGTTGCAAGTCGATGGATAATGCCCAAAAATTGTATGACAGCATATACCCTAAGAATCTAGTGTCATCAACCGCCATGGTCTTTGGGTATGCCAAGATTGGCAAGATTGAGATTGCTCACTCCATCTTTGATCAGATGCCTGAGAGGGACCTAGTCTCTTGGAGTGCAATGATCTCAGGGTATGCTGAGAGTGACCAGCCTAATGAAGCAATCAAGTTGTTCAATGAAATGCAACTCTCAGGTGTGAGACCTGACAGGATCACCATGTTGAGTGTTATCTCAGCTTGTGCTCATCTGGGTGCTCTGGATCAAGCCAAATGGGTCCATATCTTTGTGGACAAGAATGGGTTTTCTGGTATTCTGTCAATAAAGAATGCTCTCATTGATATGTACTGTAAATGTGGGAGCTTGGCAGATGCACAAAAGATCTTTGAAGAGATGCCTAGTAGGAATGTTATCACTTGGACAAGCATGATCACTGGATGTGCAGTGCATGGGGATGGAAGATCTGCACTAGCACTATTTGATCAGATGAAAGCTGAGGGGGTTGAGCCTAACAGGGTGACATTTGTGGGCCTGCTTTATGCTTGTAGTCACACGGGCTTGGTTGAAGACGGTCGGAGGATATTCAATTCCATGATTCAGGATCACAACATGGAGCCCAAGCACGAGCACTACGGCTGCATGGTGGATCTTCTTGGACGTGCCAGACTGCTGCAAGAAGCATTTGAGCTCATAGAGTCAATGCCTTTCACCCCGAATGTGGTAGTGTGGGGTTCACTGTTGGGAGCATGCAAGATGCACGGGGATGTTGAACTCGGAGAATTGGCAGCCAAGAGGCTTTTGGAGCTAGACCCAAGTCATGATGGGGCTTATGTTCTTCTATCAAATATCTATGCCAAGGCTAGCAGGTGGGATGATGTTAGGCAGGTGAGGACATTGATGAAATGTAAAGGAGTGTCGAAGGAAAGGGGTTGTAGCTGGATTGAATTGGATGGCAAAGTACATGAATTTTTGATGGGCGATGAGTCCCATCCGAGATCTAGTGAGATCTATGGAAAGTTGGAGGAGGTTGTGAGAGAATTAGAGCTTGTAGGTTATTCGCCTGATATAGGAAGTGTGTTGGTtgatttggaagaggaagagaagaaaggagcTGTTCTCTGGCACAGTGAGAAGTTGGCTCTTTCTTTTGGGCTGATGAACTCAAGCAGAGGCTTTTGCATCCGCATAGCAAAGAATCTTAGGGTCTGTGAAGATTGCCACACTTTCATGAAGTTGGTTTCGAAGGTGTATgagagagagattgttttgAGAGATAGGAGTCGTTTCCACCATTACAAAGATGGTGTTTGCTCTTGTAGAGATTTCTGGTGA
- the LOC120104724 gene encoding uncharacterized protein LOC120104724, giving the protein MVSVEAAEGLRVCDLLAAGGAEWDDARLRQLFGVHLATRIRSIPLPGCAGSDVRVWGTSSRARVRLGDLTRVIQPEQERGPDCAWIWRYGLHPRAALFLWKVFWDRLPTRAALSRRRWGIPAECGTCGAAESVDHVLFQCIWARLTWQWAGVPQEARSERLQFLHTIRQWLASTRTSQEAIRATCTAHQIWLARNARTLSDRRVSPRFAAERARVQASEIMPTHSSDRPLIAQNTWGPPSVSAAHQMVNFDGSVLDGGTRGGAGFIIRDPHSRVVAAGGCQLFDISVPEAELRAAWAGVRHARMVLQASSIILEGDSATVIGWIQRGVTADGTDHPLIRDIGMMMGDGRAFLAKHVFREANGAADWVAAHAAHHSGYTLWVGEGELPQALRELLYFDFLGCIRTRIV; this is encoded by the exons ATGGTTAGCGTAGAGGCAGCAGAGGGACTACGGGTTTGCGACCTTTTGGCAGCAGGTGGAGCAGAGTGGGATGATGCTAGACTTCGACAGTTATTTGGGGTACATCTAGCAACGAGGATCCGGTCCATCCCGTTACCAGGATGTGCAGGATCGGATGTTAGGGTATGGGGTACTTCGAGCCGGGCCAGGGTCAGGCTGGGAGACCTCACCCGTGTCATCCAGCCAGAGCAGGAGAGGGGGCCGGATTGTGCTTGGATCTGGAGGTACGGTCTCCACCCGCGGGCAGCcctcttcttatggaaggtattctgggaccgccttccgacgagagcagcACTGAGCAGGCGTAGATGGGGGATCCCCGCAGAGTGTGGGACATGCGGAGCCGCGGAGTCAGTGGACCATGTGCTCTTCCAGTGTATATGGGCGAGGCTGACATGGCAGTGGGCCGGGGTCCCGCAGGAGGCCCGGAGTGAGAGGCTACAGTTTCTTCACACGATACGGCAGTGGCTAGCCAGCACGAGGACGAGTCAGGAGGCCATtagagcgacttgcacagcGCATCAGATTTGGCTGGCAAGGAACGCTCGTACTCTCAGTGACCGCAGGGTGTCACCACGATTTGCTGCGGAGCGTGCTCGTGTACAGGCTTCAGAGATCATGCCCACCCACTCTTCAGATAGGCCTTTGATAGCTCAGAACACCTGGGGCCCCCCTTCTGTTTCGGCAGCTCACcagatg gttaattttgatgggtCGGTGCTGGATGGTGGCACGCGGGGCGGTGCAGGCTTTATCATACGAGACCCGCATTCCAGGGTAGTGGCAGCAGGCGGCTGCCAACTGTTTGACATATCAGTTCCGGAGGCAGAGCTCCGAGCTGCCTGGGCGGGCGTGCGCCATGCGAGGATGGTCCTGCAGGCTAGTTCGATCatcttggagggcgactcggccacggTCATCGGGTGGATCCAGAGGGGGGTGACGGCTGATGGTACAGACCATCCCTTGATCCGTGATATAGGGATGATGATGGGAGATGGGAGGGCCTTTCTGGCTAAGCATGTATTTAGGGAAGCTaatggggcggccgactgggtggcggccCATGCGGCCCACCACTCAGGGTACACTCTTTGGGTAGGGGAGGGGGAGCTTCCACAGGCTCTCCGTGAGTTGTTGTATTTTGACTttcttggatgtattcgtacacgtattgtatga
- the LOC103718082 gene encoding uncharacterized protein LOC103718082 — METLVVVAQHRNQYYSRDKSQISDRFGSSPSRGFKGINCRAFQSGAGILPSPPLFPSPPEPTSPCFYSEPHKQNRRSKPVPIKSLSSPKGTTFNDDFSYSELWAGPAYSNSPPPSSLPIPKFSLRQKRSISLDLPVSPSGITLHPLSKSAPSSPGRDSSSSANGFFLNTATATENLRRILHLDVADD; from the coding sequence ATGGAGACACTGGTGGTTGTTGCTCAGCATCGGAATCAATATTACAGTAGGGACAAGTCTCAGATTTCCGATCGGTTCGGTTCTTCTCCTTCTAGAGGCTTCAAAGGAATCAATTGCCGGGCTTTCCAGTCCGGTGCCGGTATTTTGCCATCGCCTCCACTGTTTCCCAGCCCCCCGGAACCGACATCACCTTGCTTTTATTCGGAACCACACAAACAGAATAGAAGGAGCAAGCCTGTTCCGATAAAATCTTTATCCTCTCCTAAAGGGACAACCTTTAATGATGACTTCTCTTATTCTGAGCTGTGGGCAGGGCCTGCTTACTCCAACTCACCGCCTCCGAGTTCTCTACCCATCCCAAAATTTTCTCTTCGCCAGAAACGCAGCATCTCTCTTGACTTGCCGGTTTCTCCATCTGGAATCACGCTCCATCCTTTGTCCAAATCGGCACCTTCTTCTCCAGGCAGAgattcttcttcatctgccaacGGCTTCTTTCTCAATACTGCCACTGCTACGGAGAATTTGAGACGGATTCTCCATTTGGATGTCGCTGATGACTAA
- the LOC103718080 gene encoding uncharacterized protein LOC103718080, with protein sequence MGDVLAELEDVLRSKPTEEKITAGEELVLQTCKSRAIRDFTLGAGFSSAVVWTATRRLTHGQRFNISVGSAMLTGMWRFDRSLNSCLDQILGLEGSRMQRELTNIILTKHRDNVSRVQLVGKHFYPEQVFNDLNPDKPFLRWRSRNLYMDNTAVQKIEGPEDSSYHDKPDIQPRYSTRSLGGDMLADPLDCIFGYPESNVEITHSDEMGTYPRRRLRSLKRAHRRHRAKNSEFPSDHANHQD encoded by the exons ATGGGAGATGTTCTGGCCGAGTTGGAGGACGTGCTCCGTTCCAAACCCACCGAG GAGAAGATAACAGCGGGGGAGGAGCTGGTTCTTCAGACGTGCAAGTCGAGGGCAATTCGCGATTTCACGCTCGGGGCCGGCTTTTCTTCGGCCGTGGTGTGGACTG CAACCAGGAGACTAACACATGGACAGAGGTTCAATATTTCAGTTG GCTCTGCTATGCTCACGGGGATGTGGAGATTTGACAGGTCATTAAACTCGTGCCTTGATCAAATTCTAGGGCTTGAAGGAAGTCGCATGCAGAGGGAGTTGACAAATAT AATATTGACAAAACACAGGGACAACGTATCAAGGGTGCAGCTTGTAGGCAAACATTTCTACCCAGAGCAAGTATTTAATGACTTAAATCCAGATAAACCTTTTCTCAGGTGGCGATCACGGAATCTCTACATGGACAACACTGCTGTTCAAAAGATAGAAGGTCCTGAAGATAGCAGCTATCATGATAAACCTGACATACAGCCGAGATACTCCACT AGGAGCCTAGGTGGAGATATGCTTGCAGATCCGTTGGACTGCATCTTTGGTTATCCAGAGAGTAACGTGGAGATCACTCATTCTGATGAGATGGGAACATATCCTAGAAGACGGTTGCGTTCCCTCAAGAGAGCTCATCGGCGTCACCGAGCTAAAAACTCTGAATTTCCATCAGATCATGCAAACCATCAGGACTGA